In the genome of Lactobacillus intestinalis, the window CATTAAAGCATCATCTTTTAAGCCTAAATGTTGTGCTAAGGTTACTTTTTCTTCTTCATTTAAACTTACTAATGGCAAACGACAACCACCAGTCTCAAATCCCTGTGCATTTAAAACTGCTTTAACTGGCGATGGGGATGGATACATAAATAATGCAGCCATTCTTGGAGTTAACCATCGTTGCAAGCGAGCAGCCTCAGGATAGTTACCTGCATATAAATCATCATACATTTCACGCATTTGCTTAGAATAAATGTGTGAAGCCACTGATACAACTCCATTGGCCCCAAGCAAACGCGCAGTTAAAGCTTGACTATCCTCACCAGTAAAGACTTGGAAGTCATTATCCTTATGATCAATAATGTATTCCAATTCCTCTAAGCTAGCACATTGCTTAATTCCTTTAATATTTTCAATATGAGAGAGTTGAACCACTGTTTCCTGATTCATTTTGACTCCAACACGTCCTGGAATGTTGTAAATCAAGATTGGAAGATCAACATTCTCGGCTACTGCAGTAAAGTGAGCTACCATACTACGCTGATTTGGCTTGTTATAAGGGGGAACAACAACTAAGGCATAATCAATTCCTTTAATTTTTGCTACTTCATTAGTAAATGCAATTGTTTCTGCAGTGTTATTGCTTCCAGTTCCAGCAATCACTGGAACACGGCCATTTACAATTTCGCCAAATTTAGTATAGAGCTCAATTTTTTCATCATGAGACAAAGTTGGTGTCTCACCCGTTGTACCTCCAATTACAAAGCCATTAGTTCCTTGACTAATCAAATAATTAGTTAACTTCTTCAAACTGTCATAATCGATTTCTTCATTTTCATCAAAAGGAGTTACAAGTGCCGTTAATAAATCAGTATCAATTAATCTTGTCAATTTCATTTCTCCATTCTATAAATCAAGAATCCTTTAATAGCCTCTATACCTCGTATAATACTACTTTCATTAGGTGTTAACGTTGCCGAATGAAGTTCGGAGTTATCTTCTACTCCTAACCAAAACATTACTCCAGGGAATTTAGCTAATAAAAATCCAAAATCTTCTCCCGTCATTGCTGGCGCTGTTTCAACATAGTTGACTTGAGGATTATTTTTCATATACGAAATAAATTGCTTAGTTAATTCAGGATTATTTTCAACAGGCCAGTAGCCTCCTTGATTCAGCTGCAATTCAACATCCAAATTATAGCTACGAGCAATACCTTCACAAATATCTTTTAAGCGTTGATCAATTTGAACAATCATTTTTTGAGTTAATCCCCGAATTGTTCCCTCAATTCTGGCATGACCTGCAATTACATTTCGAATTGTACCCGCTTTTACTTTTCCTAAAGTTACTACCCCACTTTGAATGGGATCGATACTTCTAGAAATAATAGTTTGAATTTGCATAATTAAACTAGCTGTTGCCACAACCGTATCATTAGCATTTTGCGGAAAAGCAGCATGACCACTTTTACCAGTAATGTCAATATTTACCTCAGTGGTTCCTGCAAACAAAGTTCCCATTCGGCAACCAATTGCACCTGCTGGCAAAGCTGGATTGTCATGTAGACCATAAAATTCATCCGGTTTAAACTCATCATGAAAAATTCCTTTTTCATAGGCTTGTCTACCGCCACTTTCACTTTCTTCAGCCGGCTGAAAGAAAAACAATAAATTATCTTGAGGTTGATTCTCACTAAAATAGTTTAAAAGTCCTAAAGCAACTGTCATATGAATAT includes:
- the dapA gene encoding 4-hydroxy-tetrahydrodipicolinate synthase is translated as MTRLIDTDLLTALVTPFDENEEIDYDSLKKLTNYLISQGTNGFVIGGTTGETPTLSHDEKIELYTKFGEIVNGRVPVIAGTGSNNTAETIAFTNEVAKIKGIDYALVVVPPYNKPNQRSMVAHFTAVAENVDLPILIYNIPGRVGVKMNQETVVQLSHIENIKGIKQCASLEELEYIIDHKDNDFQVFTGEDSQALTARLLGANGVVSVASHIYSKQMREMYDDLYAGNYPEAARLQRWLTPRMAALFMYPSPSPVKAVLNAQGFETGGCRLPLVSLNEEEKVTLAQHLGLKDDALMHELPLDLGKEVEEND
- a CDS encoding N-acetyldiaminopimelate deacetylase; the encoded protein is MILTKEELIQIRRHLHQIPELALKEFKTHDYLLNIIKSFNQDYLKIEVPQSLPTAILVLVKGKNPQRTIGYRADIDALPVNEKTNLPYASKNPNVMHACGHDIHMTVALGLLNYFSENQPQDNLLFFFQPAEESESGGRQAYEKGIFHDEFKPDEFYGLHDNPALPAGAIGCRMGTLFAGTTEVNIDITGKSGHAAFPQNANDTVVATASLIMQIQTIISRSIDPIQSGVVTLGKVKAGTIRNVIAGHARIEGTIRGLTQKMIVQIDQRLKDICEGIARSYNLDVELQLNQGGYWPVENNPELTKQFISYMKNNPQVNYVETAPAMTGEDFGFLLAKFPGVMFWLGVEDNSELHSATLTPNESSIIRGIEAIKGFLIYRMEK